The nucleotide window TGTCAGTCATTAATATCCTCTCTATGCCTTTGAGATGAAACCatttaaaatgtcaaaataaCCATTAGAATTCACTTTCTTGCTGCAATTATGGAAGGTATAGCTGGTTCAGCACTAAACAAGATTGGTAAGACTATACCAAAATCGATTGCAGCTGTTGGCGGTTGATAATACTCAATGTAATGGGTTAGTCCAGCAAATCGTTGACAATCTTCAATGTCATGACTTAGTGTCGGTATGTGTTGGAAAGATAGGCCCACAAATCTGTTAAAACGGCGTCAGTGCTCAGAATCGATTTTTCCTCTTCTCTTCTTTTCAGTAACTTAACAACAACTTCACTTTACTCCACAGCCGTCTCCATGTGCCAATCACAGCTGTTACAATGACAGCTCTTGTGTTCCTGACTCTAAAGGGAACTCACATCACTGCAAAGCATGTCAAGCAGGATTTCATGGAACTCAGTGTGAACGGAAAGGTATGATGGGATGTGCTTAATTTGAATGTCAGTTGAAGCAAATACCCTGCAAGCTATGTGTTGGAAAACTATTGCGCTGTTGGACTTTTCAAGGGGGTGGGGATTGGTATCACACCTAGGGAACTTTCACGGCCACATGATGGCTGTTTTTAACTAAGTGTTCGGACTCGTAGGTTCTCGCCACCTGAATTTTTTAGGTTAAAAAGTTGAGTGCTGTCTTCTATTCGGTTTAATTCactgataaaattaatattccttgaaacataaacaagcgGATATTAGCGTTGAAAgacgacgtttcggcgtcatcattctcaaggcaaagtgaataAGTGTTgtgaagatttgatttctatagtctctacgaattaacataataacaaaggaacaaaaaaattctttaagtgaatACCTTCGCGCGAATCAtgtccgtttgcacgtttagagatggtttaagttttcttataaaaagcatctcattaattaggcaatcaaatttgttagaacatTTGGTAAGCACGTGGaattgctccaaaaaacaagGTGGTTCGTTCGAGTTATGTTCGCTGAAGTAATGTTTACAAATTGACGACGATTTTTGCCTGTCATAACCAACATATCCTGCATCGTACAGATACATTGAAACTTGTGCAGAATTTGCAGGGAAATTTGACCTTCGGCAATTCTAAAAACATCTCTATGAAATTGAGACTGTCTTGATTCTTGgttcctgaaagaaaacaatctGCTGACTGTCGTCAAATGTCTCAACATTTATTGCAATGGTTTGtgtcaaacatgaaaattttatCGTTGTCATTTTATCTGAAACACTGTAAGTGTGTCATTTCTTTTAGTAAAAAGTTGCAGTGAGATCAAATTCTACAGCCCTGAAGCCTTGAGCGGTTCTTATGTCATCGATCCTGATGGTGGAGGAGGCTGCGAGCCCATCATCGTCTTTTgcaacatgaccgataaaaatGGAGCTGGCGTGACAGTGATTGGTCACGACAGTGAAGACAGAGCATTTGTTCAAGGGTATTCTTCTAGAGGAAGTTACTCAAGAGCCATTCAGTATTCTGGAGTGAGCTCATCTTGTATTTCCCAGCTGGCCAACCTAACTGCAGTATCTTCTCGCTGTGAGCAGTTTATCAAATACGAATGCCTAAACTCTCGTCTTCTGTTAAACGGGGTTTCTTTTGGCTGGTGGGTGTCACGtgatcataaaaaaatgaagtaCTGGGGGGGAGCAGGACCCGCAAATGTGTACAAGTGCGCATGTGGAGTAGCTCGGCAGTGCGCAGATCCCAGCTATGGCTGCAACTGTGACAAGAACGACAACCAATGGCGAGAGGACAGCGGTTTTCTGACGGAAAAGTCTCATCTTCCAGTCATCGAGCTGAGATTTGGAGATACCGCCGCTGGCTACGAACAAGGTTATCACACTCTGGGGAAACTGAAGTGTTATGGAATGATTTGATTGCCATTATTATATATGAGTTGGATGGTTGTAAAAGTTAGCTGGGAAAGGTCTAGTGCTGTGTGACGGTTTAGTTTCACATAGAAATGTTGATCTAAATGACCTTTAATGTTAGCTGTCGAGCATGgatgaaaaatgaataaaaagtaGGAATTTGCATCTTGAAAACTTAATCAAGAAAACGAAAAATTAGATGCGACTCAAACGCAATCACTGCACACTATAAAAAATATGTACCAGCGCATATTAATAAATGGAAGAAATAATAAA belongs to Acropora muricata isolate sample 2 chromosome 9, ASM3666990v1, whole genome shotgun sequence and includes:
- the LOC136928931 gene encoding contactin-associated protein-like 2; this encodes MKRVIVPFCSILLLAKILHAWLQEAPYRVENGFLAYGGFHPSFYHSLTATQIGISLSEDKLDCSFACVAESKCASFNIAVNPGSNGLLLCELLDTDMFHDKEKLRSNASFHHYSSPSPCANHSCYNDSSCVPDSKGNSHHCKACQAGFHGTQCERKVKSCSEIKFYSPEALSGSYVIDPDGGGGCEPIIVFCNMTDKNGAGVTVIGHDSEDRAFVQGYSSRGSYSRAIQYSGVSSSCISQLANLTAVSSRCEQFIKYECLNSRLLLNGVSFGWWVSRDHKKMKYWGGAGPANVYKCACGVARQCADPSYGCNCDKNDNQWREDSGFLTEKSHLPVIELRFGDTAAGYEQGYHTLGKLKCYGMI